From the Bubalus kerabau isolate K-KA32 ecotype Philippines breed swamp buffalo chromosome 2, PCC_UOA_SB_1v2, whole genome shotgun sequence genome, one window contains:
- the BDH1 gene encoding D-beta-hydroxybutyrate dehydrogenase, mitochondrial isoform X1 — MGAVPGAPGQRRRRGAERSPPWQRPPSGSAPRSPTAEPLSVGAPRQLRVEAAGVRAEPTRRSLTILPFVATMLTARLSRPLSQLPRKTLNFSDRENGTRGSLLFYSAPFVPVGHRTYAASVDPVGSKAVLITGCDSGFGFSLAKHLHSEGFLVFAGCLMKDKGSDGVKELDSMKSDRLRTVQLNVCKSEEVDKAAEVIRSSLEDPEKGLWGLVNNAGISTFGDVEFTSMETYKEVAEVNLWGTVRVTKAFLPLIRRAKGRVVNISSMMGRMANVARSPYCITKFGVEAFSDCLRYEMHPLGVKVSVVEPGNFIAATSLYGGTERIQAIANKMWEELPEVVRQDYGRKYFDEKVARMESYCTSGSTDTSPVIKAVTHALTAATPYTRYHPMDYYWWLRMQIMTHFPGAISDRIYIH, encoded by the exons ATGGGGGCTGTGCCTGGCGCCCCAGGACAAAGAAGGCGGCGCGGCGCGGAGCGCTCCCCGCCCTGGCAACGCCCGCCGTCGGGCTCCGCCCCGCGCAGCCCTACGGCTGAGCCACTGTCTGTAGGCGCACCCCGGCAGCTGAGGGTGGAGGCAGCAGGAGTGAGAGCGG AACCCACCAGGAGGAGCCTGACCATTCTGCCTTTTGTGGCCACAATGCTAACAGCCCGCCTCTCCAGACCCCTGTCACAGCTTCCAAGGAAAACCCTGAATTTCTCTGATAGAGAAAATGGGACAAG agGCTCGCTGCTGTTTTACTCTGCGCCCTTTGTCCCTGTTGGCCATCGGACTTACGCTGCTTCAGTGGACCCG GTTGGCAGCAAAGCTGTCCTGATCACGGGCTGTGACTCGGGATTTGGGTTCTCCTTGGCCAAGCATCTGCATTCAGAAGGCTTCCTTGTGTTTGCTGGCTGTTTGATGAAG gACAAAGGGAGTGATGGGGTCAAAGAGCTGGACAGCATGAAGAGTGATCGCTTAAGAACTGTCCAGCTCAACGTCTGCAAAAGCGAAGAGGTGGATAAAGCGGCGGAGGTCATCCGCTCAAGCCTGGAGGACCCTGAGAAAG GCTTGTGGGGCCTGGTTAACAATGCGGGCATCTCGACATTTGGAGACGTGGAGTTCACCAGCATGGAGACCTACAAGGAGGTGGCGGAAGTGAACCTCTGGGGCACCGTTCGGGTGACGAAAGCCTTCCTCCCCCTCATCAGGAGGGCAAAAG GCCGCGTTGTTAACATCAGCAGCATGATGGGCCGCATGGCCAACGTGGCCCGCTCCCCGTACTGCATCACCAAGTTCGGGGTGGAGGCTTTCTCTGACTGCCTGCGCTACGAGATGCACCCGCTGGGAGTGAAGGTCAGCGTGGTGGAACCCGGCAACTTCATCGCCGCCACCAGCCTCTACGGCGGTACTGAGCGCATCCAGGCCATCGCCAACAAGATGTGGGAGGAGCTGCCTGAGGTGGTGCGCCAGGACTACGGCAGGAAGTACTTCGATGAGAAGGTCGCCAGGATGGAGAGCTACTGCACCAGCGGCTCCACGGACACCTCTCCTGTCATCAAGGCTGTGACGCACGCCCTGACTGCCGCCACTCCCTACACTCGCTACCATCCCATGGACTACTACTGGTGGCTGCGGATGCAGATCATGACCCACTTCCCCGGAGCCATCTCCGACAGGATCTATATTCACTGA
- the BDH1 gene encoding D-beta-hydroxybutyrate dehydrogenase, mitochondrial isoform X2 has product MLTARLSRPLSQLPRKTLNFSDRENGTRGSLLFYSAPFVPVGHRTYAASVDPVGSKAVLITGCDSGFGFSLAKHLHSEGFLVFAGCLMKDKGSDGVKELDSMKSDRLRTVQLNVCKSEEVDKAAEVIRSSLEDPEKGLWGLVNNAGISTFGDVEFTSMETYKEVAEVNLWGTVRVTKAFLPLIRRAKGRVVNISSMMGRMANVARSPYCITKFGVEAFSDCLRYEMHPLGVKVSVVEPGNFIAATSLYGGTERIQAIANKMWEELPEVVRQDYGRKYFDEKVARMESYCTSGSTDTSPVIKAVTHALTAATPYTRYHPMDYYWWLRMQIMTHFPGAISDRIYIH; this is encoded by the exons ATGCTAACAGCCCGCCTCTCCAGACCCCTGTCACAGCTTCCAAGGAAAACCCTGAATTTCTCTGATAGAGAAAATGGGACAAG agGCTCGCTGCTGTTTTACTCTGCGCCCTTTGTCCCTGTTGGCCATCGGACTTACGCTGCTTCAGTGGACCCG GTTGGCAGCAAAGCTGTCCTGATCACGGGCTGTGACTCGGGATTTGGGTTCTCCTTGGCCAAGCATCTGCATTCAGAAGGCTTCCTTGTGTTTGCTGGCTGTTTGATGAAG gACAAAGGGAGTGATGGGGTCAAAGAGCTGGACAGCATGAAGAGTGATCGCTTAAGAACTGTCCAGCTCAACGTCTGCAAAAGCGAAGAGGTGGATAAAGCGGCGGAGGTCATCCGCTCAAGCCTGGAGGACCCTGAGAAAG GCTTGTGGGGCCTGGTTAACAATGCGGGCATCTCGACATTTGGAGACGTGGAGTTCACCAGCATGGAGACCTACAAGGAGGTGGCGGAAGTGAACCTCTGGGGCACCGTTCGGGTGACGAAAGCCTTCCTCCCCCTCATCAGGAGGGCAAAAG GCCGCGTTGTTAACATCAGCAGCATGATGGGCCGCATGGCCAACGTGGCCCGCTCCCCGTACTGCATCACCAAGTTCGGGGTGGAGGCTTTCTCTGACTGCCTGCGCTACGAGATGCACCCGCTGGGAGTGAAGGTCAGCGTGGTGGAACCCGGCAACTTCATCGCCGCCACCAGCCTCTACGGCGGTACTGAGCGCATCCAGGCCATCGCCAACAAGATGTGGGAGGAGCTGCCTGAGGTGGTGCGCCAGGACTACGGCAGGAAGTACTTCGATGAGAAGGTCGCCAGGATGGAGAGCTACTGCACCAGCGGCTCCACGGACACCTCTCCTGTCATCAAGGCTGTGACGCACGCCCTGACTGCCGCCACTCCCTACACTCGCTACCATCCCATGGACTACTACTGGTGGCTGCGGATGCAGATCATGACCCACTTCCCCGGAGCCATCTCCGACAGGATCTATATTCACTGA